One window from the genome of Spiractinospora alimapuensis encodes:
- a CDS encoding sugar ABC transporter ATP-binding protein, whose product MRGISKRFPGVTALEHVDLAVRRGDVHALVGENGAGKSTLVKVLSGVHPHGTYGGDIEVDGTVRRFRGVRDSERAGIVIIHQELALVPQLSIAENIFLGNERASRGIVDWGRTVGSARELLDRVGLPLDPNVQVATLGVGQQQLVEIAKALAKDVRILILDEPTSALNETDSDTLLRLLGELRRHGITSIMISHKLDEITRVADTITVIRDGSTVETLAVDANATEERVIRGMVGRDLDQRFPVHTPHISDVRLEVSGWTVDHPTQPDRRVLDDVSLTVRGGEIVGIAGLMGAGRTEFAMSLFGRSYGRYVGGTVRRDGQEVALRSVGDAIDAGIAYVPEDRKQLGLILDNDIRTNVTLAALERVSEHGVVDPGSQVVHAERIRTRMGVRSRDIHQNMDTLSGGNQQKVVLGKWLFTEPDVLILDEPTRGIDVGAKYEIYQIIHSLADDGRAVLLISSELPELIGMADRVYTMCEGRITGELSGPEANQETLMRLMTSTDPRGAD is encoded by the coding sequence ATGCGAGGAATCAGCAAGCGTTTCCCCGGCGTGACGGCCTTGGAGCACGTCGACCTGGCGGTACGTCGCGGAGACGTCCACGCCCTGGTGGGCGAGAACGGAGCGGGCAAGTCCACCCTCGTGAAGGTGCTGAGCGGCGTTCATCCCCACGGCACCTACGGCGGGGACATCGAAGTCGACGGCACGGTGCGTCGGTTCCGCGGGGTTCGGGACTCGGAACGTGCGGGAATCGTCATCATTCACCAGGAGTTGGCCCTCGTCCCCCAGTTGTCCATCGCGGAGAACATCTTCCTCGGCAACGAGCGCGCGAGCCGAGGGATCGTGGACTGGGGGCGAACCGTGGGGAGCGCCAGGGAGCTGCTGGATCGCGTGGGGCTCCCACTCGATCCCAATGTCCAGGTCGCCACGCTGGGAGTCGGCCAACAACAGCTCGTGGAGATCGCGAAGGCGCTCGCCAAGGACGTGCGGATCCTGATCCTGGACGAACCGACCTCTGCCCTGAACGAGACCGACTCCGACACGTTGCTGCGGCTGCTGGGTGAACTACGGCGCCACGGCATCACCAGCATCATGATCTCGCACAAACTGGACGAGATCACCCGGGTCGCCGACACCATCACCGTGATCCGCGACGGCAGCACGGTGGAGACCCTGGCCGTCGACGCGAACGCGACCGAGGAACGCGTCATCCGCGGAATGGTGGGACGGGACCTCGACCAACGGTTCCCCGTCCACACCCCACACATCTCCGACGTGCGCCTGGAGGTGTCGGGGTGGACCGTGGACCACCCCACCCAACCCGATCGGCGCGTACTCGACGACGTCAGCCTCACCGTTCGCGGTGGGGAGATCGTCGGCATCGCCGGGCTGATGGGGGCCGGTCGTACCGAGTTCGCCATGAGCCTGTTCGGGCGGTCCTACGGCCGCTACGTCGGTGGAACCGTCCGACGGGACGGGCAGGAGGTCGCGCTGCGCTCCGTCGGTGACGCGATCGACGCGGGGATCGCCTACGTGCCGGAGGATCGGAAACAGCTCGGCCTCATTCTCGACAACGACATCAGGACCAACGTCACCCTGGCGGCGCTGGAGCGCGTCAGCGAACACGGTGTGGTGGACCCCGGATCGCAGGTCGTGCACGCGGAACGGATTCGCACCCGAATGGGCGTCCGCAGCCGCGACATCCACCAGAACATGGACACGTTGAGCGGTGGGAACCAGCAGAAGGTCGTGCTGGGCAAGTGGCTGTTCACCGAACCCGACGTCCTCATCCTCGACGAGCCCACCCGCGGGATCGACGTCGGGGCCAAGTACGAGATCTATCAGATCATCCACTCGCTGGCCGACGACGGCCGCGCCGTGCTTCTCATCTCCTCGGAACTGCCCGAACTCATCGGTATGGCCGACCGCGTCTACACGATGTGTGAAGGTCGCATCACCGGCGAGCTGAGTGGCCCCGAAGCGAACCAAGAGACCCTGATGCGACTCATGACGAGCACCGACCCCCGGGGGGCCGACTGA
- the chvE gene encoding multiple monosaccharide ABC transporter substrate-binding protein yields the protein MKATTRGLAAFAVPALSLTACGGVGDAARDGEALVGLAMPTQSSERWVHDGGNMAEEFEELGYDTDLQYAEDVIEDQISQIENMITRGADALVIAAIDGEALTDVLQQAADAGIPVVSYDRLIMGSEHVDYYATFDNFEVGVLQGTYIEEALSLADDDGPHNIELFGGSPDDNNAYFFYDGAMSVLEPYIDDGTLVVRSDQTTMEQISTLRWDGEQAQSRMDDLLSSYYADEEVDAVLSPYDGISIGVISSLQGAGYDSDGMPVITGQDAEAASVRSIVDGEQSQTVFKDTRELADVAVDMTVSVLEGEEPEVNDTESYDNDVKVVPSFLLEPVSVDIDNYDEVLIESGYYSEDDLS from the coding sequence ATGAAAGCGACCACACGTGGCCTCGCCGCGTTCGCCGTGCCAGCACTGTCCCTGACCGCCTGTGGAGGCGTGGGCGACGCCGCCCGTGACGGTGAGGCCCTGGTCGGCCTCGCCATGCCCACACAGTCCTCCGAACGCTGGGTCCACGACGGCGGCAACATGGCGGAGGAGTTCGAGGAACTCGGGTACGACACCGACCTCCAGTACGCCGAGGACGTGATCGAGGACCAGATCTCTCAGATCGAGAACATGATCACGCGCGGGGCCGACGCGCTGGTCATCGCCGCGATCGACGGCGAGGCACTGACCGATGTACTCCAGCAGGCGGCGGACGCCGGGATCCCCGTCGTCTCCTACGACCGGCTGATCATGGGCAGCGAACACGTCGACTACTACGCGACGTTCGACAACTTCGAGGTGGGAGTGTTGCAGGGCACCTACATCGAAGAGGCCCTGTCCCTCGCGGACGACGACGGTCCGCACAACATCGAACTCTTCGGTGGCTCACCGGACGACAACAACGCCTATTTCTTCTACGACGGCGCGATGTCGGTCCTGGAGCCCTACATCGACGACGGCACCCTCGTCGTGCGGAGTGACCAGACGACGATGGAGCAGATCTCGACACTGCGTTGGGACGGCGAACAGGCACAGTCACGGATGGACGACCTGCTCAGCAGCTACTACGCCGATGAGGAAGTCGACGCGGTGCTCTCCCCCTATGACGGGATCAGTATCGGCGTCATCTCCTCGCTGCAAGGGGCGGGTTACGACAGCGACGGGATGCCGGTGATCACCGGACAGGACGCCGAGGCCGCCTCGGTTCGCTCCATCGTCGACGGCGAGCAGTCACAGACCGTGTTCAAGGACACCCGTGAACTCGCCGACGTCGCCGTGGACATGACGGTCTCGGTGCTGGAGGGCGAGGAACCAGAGGTCAACGACACCGAGAGCTACGACAACGACGTCAAGGTCGTGCCCTCCTTCCTGCTGGAACCGGTGTCGGTGGACATCGACAACTACGACGAGGTGCTCATCGAGTCCGGTTACTACAGCGAGGACGACCTGTCCTAG